A single genomic interval of Melanotaenia boesemani isolate fMelBoe1 chromosome 4, fMelBoe1.pri, whole genome shotgun sequence harbors:
- the LOC121637873 gene encoding trace amine-associated receptor 13c-like, giving the protein MNSPDKSELCYPDFFNLSCTGLMRPRSETVLLYALFSFISVFTVTLNLLVIISISYFRQLHTPTNVLLLSLAISDLLVGLLVMPVETLRFIEPCWLLGDIMCALSYIIGFTLTSASVGNMVLISIDRYVAICFPLHYPTTITYIRAEVSVSLCWACALLYNGLILKDHLRQPDRYNSCYGECLVVISVISGTVDLVFTFIVPCSVILILYMRIFVVAVSQAHAVQPRFRTAAASTAKFTAKKSEKKAARTLGIVIFVFLLTFCPYYYPSLAGQDTSNSASSWAIVSWLLYFNSCLNPLIYAFFYPWFRRAISFIVTLKILDGDSSNANIL; this is encoded by the coding sequence ATGAACAGCCCAGACAAAAGTGAACTGTGCTATCCTGACTTCTTCAATTTGTCTTGTACAGGTTTGATGCGCCCTCGCTCTGAGACTGTCCTCCTCTATGCACTATTCTCGTTCATCTCCGTGTTCACTGTTACTCTTAACCTGCTGGTAATAATCTCAATTTCTTACTTCAGACAGCTCCACACCCCCACCAATGTCCTCCTGCTCTCTTTAGCTATTTCAGACCTCCTTGTGGGGCTGCTGGTGATGCCGGTGGAAACACTGCGATTCATAGAACCATGTTGGCTGCTGGGTGATATCATGTGTGCTCTCTCTTATATCATTGGCTTCACTCTCACCTCTGCCTCAGTGGGAAACATGGTGCTCATATCTATTGATCGCTATGTAGCTATTTGTTTTCCTCTGCATTACCCTACTACAATCACTTACATCAGAGCAGAGGTGTCAGTGAGCCTGTGCTGGGCCTGCGCCCTCCTCTATAACGGGCTCATCTTAAAGGACCATCTCAGGCAGCCAGACAGATACAACTCCTGCTATGGAGAGTGTTTGGTTGTGATCAGTGTCATTTCTGGAACTGTTGACCTTGTATTCACTTTTATTGTACCCTGCTCAGTCATCCTCATTCTGTACATGAGAATATTTGTTGTGGCTGTGTCTCAGGCTCATGCTGTGCAGCCTCGCTTTAGAACAGCTGCAGCCAGTACAGCGAAATTCACTGCAAAGAAATCTGAGAAAAAAGCTGCCAGGACTCTTGGTATTGTGATATTTGTGTTCTTGCTGACTTTCTgcccatattactatccatctcTAGCAGGACAGGATACCTCAAACAGTGCTTCATCTTGGGCTATTGTGTCCTGGCTGCTGTATTTCAACTCTTGTTTGAACCCACTGATATATGCTTTTTTCTACCCCTGGTTTAGAAGAGCTATCTCTTTTATTGTCACCCTGAAGATACTAGATGGGGACTCCTCTAATGCTAACATACTTTAG